In one Zalophus californianus isolate mZalCal1 chromosome 10, mZalCal1.pri.v2, whole genome shotgun sequence genomic region, the following are encoded:
- the LOC113933150 gene encoding zinc finger protein 665-like — MNKSLKCAGQGSVSFRDVTVDFTRDEWLQLTGTQRTLYRDVMLENYSHLVSVGCHLTKPEVIFRLEQGEELWPSGGEFPDQGDQDKSQENQDKHLWRVSLINKKSLTKKRDNVFRETPCQDDSRGKSLKNVSELIISDNNHSSKNSNEINVCRKLISDNNQGNTHTGKKSDEHDQDGKSPSHTEDRSKQQKMQTLGPLSEDNEGGETFLNKAAILIPTRVETEEKSCDYKEQGGSTSDESALEVLQETHTRKNHCEVNECLKSTLIKHQKVNVESNENENNFSKKSHVTQPPETHTGEKTFECSHCRKSFYQESHLTQHQKTHTREKPCGSNKSGKTLQKSQPPDLLRSHAGEKPSECSQVPVQSALTDQQRTRSEGKLYVCNECKKSFRHSSALKVHQRIHTGEKPYQCTECGKSFYAKSNFNHHQRTHTGEKPYECKECGKSFCVKSNLTKHQKTHTGEKPFKCNECGKTFLQKSQFADHQRTHTGERPYVCNECGKSFYYKSALHVHQGKHTEEKPYKCTDCGKSFCYKSALIIHQVSHTGKKPYDCNECGKTFCVKSNLTKHQKIHTGLKPFECNECGKAFSMNSILIVHQRTHTGEKPYGCSECEKSFYKKSALTKHQKTHTGEKPHECNECGKAFHMKSTLIIHQRAHTGEKPFKCNECEKSFYVKSLLNIHQRNHTGKKPHVCTECGKAFSMKSNLTDHQRTHSKEKPYECNECQKTFRHKSTLTVHQRTHTGEKPYKCNECGKSFYMKSALSQHQRIHTGEKPYECKECGKTFFQKSHLTKHQRTHTGEKPYECKECKKTFFQKSHLIEHQRTHTGEKPHECNKCGKSFCYKSALTIHQRTHTEEKPYKCNECEKSFCMKSHLTVHQRTHTGKNPFECKECGKTFYVKSNLINHQRTHTGEKPYECKRCGKSFCMKSTLTVHQRTHTGEKPYECNECGKSFCKKSTLTKHQFFKTVSGMDSPGSSPKPLGL; from the exons atgaacaaatccCTG AAATGTGCTGGTCAGGGGTCCGTGTCATTCAGGGACGTGACTGTGGACTTTACCCGGGATGAGTGGCTACAGCTGACGGGCACACAGAGGACGCTGTACCgggatgtgatgctggagaactacAGCCACCTGGTCTCAGTGG GGTGTCACCTCACCAAACCAGAGGTGATCTTCAGGCTGGAGCAAGGAGAAGAGCTGTGGCCATCAGGGGGAGAATTCCCAGACCAGGGTGATCAAG ACAAAAGCCAGGAAAACCAAGACAAACATTTGTGGCGAGTTTCACTCATCAACAAAAAATCACTGACTAAGAAGAGAGATAATGTTTTCAGAGAAACACCCTGTCAAGATGACTCACGTGGAAAGAGTTTGAAAAATGTTTCAGAATTAATTATTAGTGATAACAATCATTCAAGTAAGAACTCTAATGAAATTAATGTATGCAGGAAGTTGATCTCTGATAATAACCAAGGAAATACTCATACTGGAAAGAAATCTGACGAACATGACCAAGATGGGAAATCCCCAAGTCATACTGAGGACCGTTCTAAGCAACAGAAAATGCAGACTTTGGGACCACTTTCTGAAGATAATGAAGGTGGAGAAACCTTCCTTAATAAGGCAGCCATCCTTATACCTACGAGGgttgaaacagaagagaaatccTGCGATTATAAGGAACAGGGGGGAAGTACCAGTGATGAGTCAGCCCTCGAAGTCCTTCAGGAAACTCACACAAGGAAGAATCACTGTGAGGTCAATGAGTGCCTGAAGTCAACCCTCATAAAACATCAGAAAGTCAATGTGGAATctaatgaaaatgagaataatttcaGCAAGAAGTCCCATGTCACTCAACCTCCTGAaactcacacaggagagaaaaccTTTGAATGTAGTCACTGCAGGAAATCTTTTTACCAGGAGTCCCACCTGACTCAGCACCAGAAGACACACACAAGAGAGAAACCCTGTGGAAGTAATAAATCTGGGAAAACCCTTCAGAAATCACAACCCCCGGACCTTCTGAGATCTCACGCAGGAGAGAAACCCAGTGAATGCAGCCAAGTCCCTGTGCAGTCAGCCCTTACTGATCAGCAGAGAACACGGTCAGAAGGGAAGCTTTATGTGTGTAATGAGTGCAAGAAGTCTTTTCGTCATAGCTCAGCCCTCAAAGtccatcagagaattcatacaggaGAGAAGCCCTATCAATGCACTGAGTGTGGGAAATCCTTCTATGCAAAATCAAACTTCAATCATCATCAGAGGACTCACACTGGGGAGAAACcatatgaatgtaaggaatgtgggaaatcctTCTGTGTGAAATCGAACTTAACTAAACATCAGAAAACACATACAGGTGAGAAACCTTTCAAATGTAATGAGTGTGGGAAAACTTTCTTACAGAAGTCACAGTTTGCTGACCATCAGAGAACACACACAGGGGAGAGACCCTATGTATGTAATGAGTGTGGGAAGTCCTTCTACTATAAGTCAGCCCTGCATGTACATCAGGGGAAGCATACAGaagagaaaccctataaatgcACCGATTGTGGGAAATCCTTCTGCTATAAATCAGCCCTAATTATCCATCAAGTGTCTCACACAGGGAAGAAACCCTATGactgtaatgaatgtgggaaaaccttcTGTGTGAAGTCAAACCTCACTAAACATCAGAAAATTCACACTGGTTTGAAACCTTTTGAATGTAATGAGTGTGGCAAAGCCTTCTCTATGAATTCAATCCTAATAGTACATCAGAGAACCCACACGGGGGAGAAACCCTATGGATGCAGTGAATGTGAGAAGTCCTTCTATAAGAAATCAGCCCTCACTAAACACCAGAAAACTCACACAGGGGAGAAACCACACGAGTGTAacgaatgtgggaaggccttccaTATGAAATCCACCCTGATCATACACCAGAGagctcacactggagagaaaccctttAAATGTAACGAATGTGAAAAGTCATTCTACGTGAAGTCACTTCTTAATATTCATCAGAGAAATCACACGGGAAAGAAACCCCACGTATGTactgaatgtgggaaagccttttcTATGAAGTCCAATCTCACCGATCATCAGAGGACACATTCAAAAGAGAAACCCTACGAATGTAACGAATGTCAGAAGACCTTTCGCCATAAGTCAACTTTAACGGTACACCAGAGAACTCACACAGgggagaaaccctataaatgtaatgaatgtgggaaatccttcTATATGAAGTCAGCCCTCAGTCAACACCAGAGAATACACACTGGGGaaaaaccttatgaatgtaaagaatgtgggaaaacCTTCTTCCAGAAGTCCCACCTCACTAAACATCAGCgcacacacacaggggagaaaccctatgaatgtaaggaatgtaaAAAAACCTTCTTCCAGAAATCACACCTCATTGAACACCAGAGAACACACACTGGGGAGAAGCCCCATGAATGTAACAAATGTGGGAAATCTTTCTGTTATAAGTCAGCCTTAACCATACATCAGAGAACTCATACAGAAGAGAAACCATATAAATGCAATGAATGCGAGAAATCTTTCTGTATGAAATCACACCTCACTGtacatcagagaactcacacaggGAAGAACCCCtttgaatgtaaggaatgtgggaagactTTTTATGTGAAGTCAAACCTCATTAATCATCAGAGGACtcacacaggggagaagccctatgaatgtaagCGATGTGGGAAATCCTTCTGTATGAAATCGACCCTCACAGTTCATCAGCgcacacacacaggggagaagccctatgaatgtaaCGAATGTGGGAAGTCCTTCTGCAAGAAGTCGACTCTCACGAAACATCAG